In Chryseobacterium camelliae, one DNA window encodes the following:
- the nuoK gene encoding NADH-quinone oxidoreductase subunit NuoK: MGEVNTFIQSVPLEYFIILSSVLFCLGVLGVLLRKNAIVILGCVELMLNSVNLLLAAFSAYKGNGDGQLLVFFIMVVAAAEVAVGLAIIAMLYRNTRSVDVSIFNKLRG, encoded by the coding sequence ATGGGAGAAGTAAATACATTTATACAAAGCGTCCCTCTGGAATACTTCATCATTCTTTCTTCAGTATTGTTCTGTCTGGGAGTGTTGGGAGTATTGCTGAGAAAAAACGCGATTGTGATTCTGGGCTGTGTGGAGCTTATGCTGAATTCTGTAAACCTTTTATTGGCTGCCTTTTCAGCGTACAAAGGAAACGGTGACGGACAGCTTCTGGTATTCTTTATCATGGTGGTGGCCGCTGCGGAAGTAGCAGTGGGGCTTGCAATTATTGCAATGCTGTATAGAAACACCCGTTCTGTAGATGTAAGTATATTTAATAAATTAAGAGGATAA
- a CDS encoding NADH-quinone oxidoreductase subunit NuoE family protein, producing the protein MSETIAFKPESLAQVHKIIARYPEGRQKSALLPVLHLAQKEFGGWLDVPVMDYVAGLLDIQPIEVYEVATFYTMFNMKPVGKYVLEVCRTGPCMVCGSEKILNHIRTKLNIKDGETTEDGMFTLKPAECLGACGYAPMMQLGKFYHENLTIEKVDEILDLCRQGQVALD; encoded by the coding sequence GTGAGCGAAACAATAGCTTTTAAACCGGAAAGTTTAGCACAGGTACATAAAATTATCGCACGATATCCGGAAGGAAGGCAGAAATCTGCTCTTCTTCCTGTTCTTCACCTGGCACAGAAAGAATTCGGAGGATGGTTAGATGTTCCGGTAATGGATTATGTTGCCGGATTGCTGGATATCCAGCCGATTGAAGTATATGAAGTAGCTACTTTCTATACCATGTTCAATATGAAACCGGTAGGAAAATATGTCCTGGAAGTATGCAGAACAGGCCCGTGCATGGTATGCGGAAGCGAAAAGATTCTGAACCATATCAGGACAAAACTGAACATTAAGGACGGAGAGACTACAGAAGACGGAATGTTCACCCTTAAACCGGCTGAATGCCTGGGCGCATGCGGTTATGCACCGATGATGCAGCTGGGGAAATTTTATCACGAAAACCTAACGATAGAAAAAGTAGACGAAATCCTTGATCTTTGCAGACAGGGACAGGTTGCTTTAGACTAA
- a CDS encoding NADH-quinone oxidoreductase subunit C → MTNEFVLEAITREFPESVISSSEPYGMLTVEVKKEDLKKIIHYLKDSSLEINFLTDICGIHYPEFPDREIGVVYHLHNMMTNFRIRLKIFMTRDDVEVDSLTELYAGANWMERETFDFFGIKFKGHPDLRPILNMEDLGYHPMLKEYRLEDGTRTDKNDSMFGR, encoded by the coding sequence ATGACCAACGAATTTGTATTAGAAGCAATCACCAGAGAATTTCCAGAGTCTGTTATTTCAAGCTCAGAACCATATGGAATGCTGACGGTTGAAGTAAAGAAAGAAGATCTGAAAAAAATCATTCATTACCTGAAGGATTCGTCACTGGAAATTAATTTCCTTACTGACATCTGCGGGATCCATTATCCTGAATTCCCGGACAGGGAAATCGGTGTGGTATACCACCTGCACAATATGATGACGAATTTCAGGATCAGACTTAAGATTTTCATGACCAGGGATGATGTTGAAGTGGATTCTCTTACGGAACTTTATGCGGGAGCCAACTGGATGGAACGGGAAACCTTTGATTTCTTCGGAATTAAATTTAAAGGCCATCCGGACCTTAGGCCTATCCTGAACATGGAAGACCTCGGATACCATCCTATGCTGAAGGAATACAGGTTGGAAGACGGTACCAGAACGGATAAGAATGACAGCATGTTCGGAAGATAA
- the nuoD gene encoding NADH dehydrogenase (quinone) subunit D: MKDNSLSNILNQYESKEQIDGQLYTLNLGPTHPATHGIFQNVLTMDGERILHAEQTVGYIHRAFEKISERRNYAQITTLTDRMNYCSAPINNLGWHMTVEKLIGVEVPKRVDYMRVILMELARIGDHLICNGVTGMDSGAITGLTYMFVERERIYDMYEQICGARMTTNMGRIGGFERDFTPKFHELIKDFLKTFPPRFQEFCNLLERNRIFMDRTIGAGSISAERALSYGFTGPNLRAAGVDYDVRVAQPYSSYQDFDFIIPVGTSGDTYDRFMVRQQEIWESIKIIKQAYENLPEGPFHADVPDFYLPEKADVYQKMEALIYHFKIVMGETDVPKGEVYHAVEGGNGELGFYLVSDGGRSPYRLHFRRPCFIYYQAYPEMITGSVISDAIVTMCSMNIIAGELDA, translated from the coding sequence ATGAAAGATAACTCATTATCTAATATACTTAACCAATACGAAAGTAAAGAACAGATTGACGGGCAGCTGTATACCCTCAACCTGGGACCTACCCACCCTGCCACCCACGGTATCTTCCAGAACGTCCTTACGATGGACGGAGAAAGAATTCTGCACGCTGAGCAGACGGTAGGATACATCCACAGAGCCTTTGAGAAAATTTCCGAAAGAAGAAATTATGCTCAGATCACTACACTTACAGACCGTATGAACTATTGCTCTGCCCCGATCAATAACCTGGGATGGCATATGACGGTAGAAAAGCTGATTGGTGTTGAAGTTCCTAAACGCGTGGATTATATGCGTGTTATCCTTATGGAGCTGGCAAGGATCGGTGACCACCTGATCTGTAACGGGGTAACCGGAATGGACTCCGGAGCAATTACCGGACTTACCTATATGTTCGTGGAAAGAGAGCGTATCTATGATATGTATGAGCAGATCTGCGGAGCAAGGATGACCACCAATATGGGACGAATAGGAGGTTTTGAAAGAGATTTCACTCCGAAATTCCATGAGCTGATCAAAGATTTCCTTAAAACATTCCCGCCAAGATTCCAGGAATTCTGCAACCTTCTTGAAAGAAACAGAATTTTTATGGACAGGACCATAGGAGCAGGATCTATTTCTGCTGAAAGAGCGTTGAGCTATGGATTTACAGGTCCTAACCTTCGTGCTGCCGGTGTTGACTATGACGTGAGAGTAGCACAGCCGTATTCTTCTTATCAGGATTTTGATTTTATCATTCCGGTAGGAACTTCCGGAGACACATATGACCGTTTCATGGTACGTCAGCAGGAAATCTGGGAATCCATCAAAATCATCAAGCAGGCTTATGAAAACCTTCCTGAAGGTCCTTTCCACGCCGATGTGCCTGATTTTTACCTTCCGGAAAAAGCAGATGTATACCAGAAAATGGAAGCCCTGATCTACCACTTCAAAATCGTTATGGGAGAAACTGATGTCCCTAAAGGTGAAGTTTACCATGCCGTGGAAGGAGGAAACGGGGAATTAGGATTCTATCTGGTGAGTGACGGAGGCCGAAGCCCATACCGACTTCACTTCAGAAGACCGTGCTTCATTTATTACCAGGCATATCCTGAAATGATTACAGGTTCTGTAATTTCTGATGCCATCGTAACGATGTGCAGCATGAATATCATTGCGGGAGAATTAGACGCATAA
- a CDS encoding 2Fe-2S iron-sulfur cluster-binding protein codes for MSEEVKKFKITIDGQTTEVLPGTSILEAARQIGGKSVPPAMCYYSKLEASGGRCRTCLVEVSKGSEADPRPMPKLVASCRTNVMDGMEVKNLTSEKAQEGRKAVTEFLLLNHPLDCPVCDQAGECHLQDLGYEYGNPETRTEFERNTYEADDLGPNIKLNMDRCILCARCVLTANQLTDTREHGILFRGDHAEISTYLNKALDNDFIGNVIDVCPVGALTDRTARFASRVWFTKPMNATCSCDKCSGKATLWMKGDEIIRVTARKDQWGEVEEFICDTCRFHRKELKFWNIEGPRHIDRHSVISLNHYEKPKDELRVLDNPMAKEISEKDEK; via the coding sequence ATGAGCGAAGAGGTTAAAAAATTTAAAATCACTATAGACGGACAGACTACCGAAGTTCTTCCCGGTACTTCCATCCTGGAAGCGGCAAGACAGATCGGCGGCAAATCCGTACCTCCTGCAATGTGCTACTACAGCAAGCTGGAAGCCAGCGGAGGAAGATGCAGAACCTGCCTTGTAGAGGTTTCAAAAGGATCTGAAGCAGATCCGCGACCTATGCCAAAACTGGTAGCCAGCTGCAGAACCAATGTGATGGACGGAATGGAGGTAAAGAACCTGACTTCCGAAAAAGCCCAGGAAGGGAGAAAAGCCGTAACGGAATTCCTATTGCTGAACCACCCGCTGGACTGCCCGGTGTGTGACCAGGCCGGTGAATGCCACCTTCAGGATTTAGGGTATGAATACGGAAATCCTGAGACCAGGACCGAGTTTGAAAGAAATACATATGAGGCGGACGACTTAGGGCCGAACATCAAACTGAATATGGACCGTTGCATCCTGTGTGCAAGATGCGTGCTTACCGCCAACCAGCTTACGGATACCCGTGAACACGGTATCCTTTTCAGAGGGGACCATGCTGAGATTTCCACTTACCTGAACAAGGCCCTTGATAATGATTTCATCGGAAATGTGATCGATGTATGCCCGGTAGGTGCACTGACTGACAGAACCGCACGTTTCGCAAGCAGAGTATGGTTTACCAAACCGATGAATGCCACCTGCAGCTGTGATAAATGCTCAGGAAAAGCTACGCTGTGGATGAAAGGTGATGAAATTATACGGGTAACTGCCAGAAAAGACCAGTGGGGCGAAGTAGAGGAATTCATCTGCGATACCTGCCGTTTCCACAGAAAAGAGCTGAAGTTCTGGAATATTGAAGGCCCTAGACATATCGACAGACATTCCGTTATTTCACTGAACCATTACGAGAAGCCGAAAGATGAGCTGAGGGTATTAGACAACCCGATGGCAAAGGAAATCAGTGAAAAAGACGAAAAATAA
- the nuoF gene encoding NADH-quinone oxidoreductase subunit NuoF: MSKKLLLKDAHIEGIRYFETYRKQGGYTAAEKALKMTPDEILEEVKASGLRGRGGAGFPTGMKWSFLAKPEGVPRHLVVNADESEPGTFKDRYLMEFLPHVLIEGMLISSFCLGSNVSYIYIRGEYSWIPDILEEAIEEAKAAGFLGKNILGTGFDCEIYVQRGGGAYICGEETALLESLEGKRGNPRLKPPFPAVKGLWERPTVVNNVESIAAVVPIIDIGGAEYAKIGVGRSTGTKLISACGNINKPGVYEIDMTITVEEFIYSDEYCGGIPNGKRLKACIPGGSSVPIVPANLLLKTVNGEPRYMNYESLADGGFATGTMMGSGGFIVLDEDQCVVEHTMTLARFYNHESCGQCTPCREGTGWMYKILKKIENGQGKMEDIDLLWDIQRKIEGNTICPLGDAAAWPVAAAIRHFRDEFEWHVKKPELCLTQNYGLANYADPIPAPSV, from the coding sequence ATGAGTAAAAAACTTTTACTTAAAGACGCACATATAGAGGGCATCCGCTACTTTGAGACCTACCGTAAACAAGGCGGGTACACGGCAGCTGAAAAAGCCCTGAAAATGACACCTGATGAAATCCTGGAAGAAGTGAAAGCTTCAGGACTCAGAGGACGTGGAGGGGCAGGATTCCCAACAGGGATGAAATGGAGCTTCCTGGCAAAACCGGAAGGAGTGCCAAGGCACCTGGTGGTGAATGCCGATGAATCTGAGCCGGGAACATTCAAAGACCGTTACCTGATGGAGTTTCTTCCACATGTACTGATTGAAGGGATGCTGATCTCCTCATTCTGCCTGGGTTCCAATGTTTCTTACATTTACATCAGGGGGGAATATTCCTGGATCCCGGATATCCTGGAAGAAGCCATTGAAGAAGCCAAAGCAGCAGGATTTTTAGGTAAAAATATCCTGGGAACCGGTTTCGACTGTGAGATTTACGTTCAGAGAGGAGGCGGAGCTTATATCTGCGGGGAAGAAACAGCATTGCTGGAATCCCTGGAAGGGAAAAGAGGAAATCCGAGGCTGAAGCCGCCATTCCCGGCTGTAAAAGGACTTTGGGAAAGGCCTACGGTTGTGAATAACGTAGAATCTATTGCAGCGGTAGTTCCGATCATTGATATAGGAGGTGCTGAATACGCTAAAATCGGGGTAGGAAGATCCACCGGAACCAAGCTTATCTCCGCATGCGGGAATATTAACAAACCTGGCGTTTACGAAATCGATATGACGATTACCGTAGAGGAATTCATCTATTCGGATGAATACTGCGGCGGAATCCCGAACGGAAAAAGGCTGAAAGCCTGTATTCCGGGAGGAAGTTCAGTACCGATCGTACCGGCTAACCTTTTACTGAAGACCGTAAACGGAGAACCGAGATACATGAACTATGAGTCATTGGCAGACGGAGGCTTTGCTACCGGAACCATGATGGGCTCAGGAGGGTTCATCGTACTGGACGAAGACCAGTGCGTTGTGGAACATACCATGACTTTGGCGAGATTTTACAATCACGAAAGTTGCGGACAGTGTACGCCATGCCGTGAAGGTACAGGATGGATGTACAAGATTTTAAAGAAAATTGAAAACGGACAAGGTAAAATGGAAGACATCGACCTTCTTTGGGACATCCAGAGAAAGATTGAAGGGAATACCATTTGTCCACTAGGGGATGCTGCAGCCTGGCCTGTTGCTGCGGCAATACGTCATTTCAGGGATGAATTTGAATGGCATGTGAAAAAACCGGAATTGTGTTTAACACAAAATTACGGACTGGCTAATTATGCCGATCCTATTCCGGCGCCTTCAGTTTAG
- a CDS encoding NADH-quinone oxidoreductase subunit B, whose product MSDKKPVIITDAPAPEGYEGEGFFATKLSSVIGMARKFSLWPLPFATSCCGIEFMATLNPTYDASRFGMERNSFSPRQADMLMVCGTISKKLGPVLKEVYTQMAEPKWVVAVGACASSGGIFDTYSVLQGIDKIIPVDVYVPGCPPRPEQIIEGVMQVQALAESESIRRRDMPEYQKLLDSYNISN is encoded by the coding sequence ATGTCAGATAAAAAACCAGTAATAATAACAGATGCTCCTGCTCCGGAAGGATATGAAGGAGAAGGCTTTTTTGCAACGAAACTGAGCAGCGTTATCGGTATGGCCAGGAAATTTTCCCTTTGGCCGCTTCCGTTTGCGACTTCATGTTGCGGAATTGAATTTATGGCGACCCTTAACCCGACTTATGATGCTTCAAGGTTCGGGATGGAGAGAAACTCTTTCTCCCCGAGACAAGCAGATATGCTGATGGTATGCGGAACTATTTCCAAAAAACTGGGCCCTGTTCTTAAAGAAGTATACACCCAAATGGCCGAGCCGAAATGGGTGGTTGCCGTAGGGGCATGCGCTTCCAGCGGCGGTATTTTTGACACCTACTCCGTTTTACAGGGAATCGACAAGATTATTCCCGTTGACGTATATGTTCCAGGATGTCCTCCGAGACCGGAACAGATCATCGAAGGTGTAATGCAGGTTCAGGCCCTGGCCGAAAGCGAAAGCATCAGGAGAAGAGATATGCCTGAATACCAGAAGCTATTGGATTCTTATAACATAAGCAACTAA
- a CDS encoding NADH-quinone oxidoreductase subunit J family protein, which yields MDQILFFLVAFLAVASAVYFVFARNPLYAILSLIVTMFSIAGMYILLNAQFLAIIQIIVYAGAIMVLFLYILMMLNLNKEDESKKNNALKFVGVFTAGLLLIGVLGVFRGVKENHIVVDNVDRGVGLTKNLGRLLFNEYVLPFELASILILAGIVGAVLIGKKDL from the coding sequence ATGGATCAGATTCTATTTTTCCTGGTGGCATTTTTGGCGGTGGCAAGTGCTGTTTACTTTGTATTTGCTAGAAATCCCCTCTATGCTATCCTTTCCTTAATTGTAACCATGTTCTCCATTGCCGGGATGTACATTCTGCTGAATGCCCAGTTCCTGGCGATCATCCAGATCATTGTGTATGCAGGAGCCATCATGGTATTGTTCCTTTATATCCTAATGATGCTTAACCTTAATAAAGAAGACGAAAGTAAGAAGAACAATGCTTTAAAATTCGTAGGTGTCTTTACGGCTGGTCTTCTTCTGATAGGTGTACTGGGAGTTTTCAGAGGAGTGAAAGAAAACCATATCGTTGTTGATAATGTAGACCGCGGTGTGGGTCTTACCAAAAACCTGGGAAGACTTTTGTTCAATGAATATGTTTTACCGTTTGAGCTTGCCTCCATCCTCATTCTGGCCGGTATTGTAGGCGCGGTATTAATCGGTAAAAAAGATTTATAA
- a CDS encoding complex I subunit 4 family protein yields the protein MSYLLLTLLLLPLAGSGLVFAWKNASSKYVALAIALIQMLLTFYALSNFDSAFTVDSKLQYEITYPWSQYIKSTLHFGIDGMSMLLLLLTNILTPIIILSSFNENVNYRNTFYGLILLMQFGLVGVFTSLDGLLFYIFWEVTLIPIWFIAGLWGQENKRFEFTTKFFVYTFVGSLFMLAGLIYVYSHSASFALTDLYNAQLNETQQTVVFWFIFFAFAVKLPVFPFHTWQPDTYTYSPTQGSMLLSGIMLKMAIYGVMRYLLPITPIPIAGISGQIVIILAIIGIVHGALIAIIQFDMKRIIAYSSFSHVGLMVAGIFASAVVTLRGNFNIEGAEGALVQTFAHGINVVGLFYCCDILYKRFKSRDIRQMGGLAKVAPKFAVLFLIIILGSMGVPLTNGFIGEFILIKSVFDFNATAAVIAGLTVILCAVYLLRFYGKAMFGKGDAAVLSTARDLSGVEFSVLASLSVFVILLGIFPQPVIDMVNSSLKFIYTAMAA from the coding sequence ATGTCTTATTTACTATTAACATTATTACTTTTACCTCTTGCAGGTTCGGGATTGGTTTTTGCCTGGAAAAATGCTTCCAGCAAATATGTGGCGCTGGCAATTGCATTGATTCAAATGCTGTTGACCTTTTACGCGCTTTCAAATTTCGATTCTGCTTTTACGGTAGACAGTAAGCTTCAGTATGAAATTACATATCCTTGGTCTCAGTACATCAAAAGTACGCTGCATTTCGGTATCGACGGAATGAGCATGCTGCTGTTGCTGCTGACCAACATTCTGACGCCGATTATTATTTTATCTTCGTTCAACGAAAATGTCAATTACAGAAATACGTTCTATGGCCTGATCCTGCTGATGCAATTCGGTCTCGTAGGGGTGTTCACGTCACTGGACGGACTCTTGTTCTACATTTTCTGGGAAGTTACCCTGATCCCGATCTGGTTTATTGCCGGGCTTTGGGGACAGGAAAATAAAAGGTTTGAATTCACAACAAAATTCTTTGTCTATACTTTCGTAGGCTCGTTATTTATGCTTGCAGGGCTGATCTATGTATACAGCCACTCTGCATCATTTGCGCTTACAGACCTGTATAATGCTCAGCTGAATGAAACCCAGCAGACCGTAGTGTTCTGGTTCATTTTCTTTGCCTTTGCCGTAAAGTTACCGGTATTCCCGTTCCACACGTGGCAGCCGGACACCTATACGTATTCTCCTACACAGGGATCAATGCTGTTATCCGGGATCATGCTGAAAATGGCGATTTACGGTGTTATGCGTTATCTATTGCCGATCACTCCGATTCCGATTGCCGGAATTTCAGGGCAGATCGTGATCATTCTTGCCATTATAGGCATCGTTCACGGTGCTTTGATCGCAATCATCCAGTTCGATATGAAAAGAATTATTGCGTATTCTTCTTTCTCCCACGTAGGACTGATGGTAGCCGGGATCTTTGCATCAGCAGTGGTGACCCTGAGAGGGAATTTCAATATTGAAGGTGCCGAAGGTGCACTGGTGCAGACTTTTGCTCACGGGATCAACGTGGTAGGATTGTTTTACTGCTGTGATATTCTGTACAAAAGATTCAAATCAAGAGACATCAGACAAATGGGAGGGCTGGCTAAAGTAGCCCCGAAATTTGCCGTGCTATTCCTGATCATCATATTAGGATCCATGGGAGTTCCGTTGACCAACGGATTCATTGGAGAATTTATCCTGATCAAATCTGTTTTTGACTTTAATGCTACCGCAGCGGTCATTGCAGGTCTTACGGTAATCCTTTGTGCTGTCTATCTTTTGAGATTTTACGGAAAAGCCATGTTCGGAAAAGGGGATGCTGCAGTACTGAGTACCGCCAGAGACCTTTCCGGGGTAGAGTTTTCCGTATTGGCCAGCTTATCGGTTTTTGTGATCCTGCTGGGGATTTTCCCGCAGCCGGTGATTGATATGGTGAACAGTTCACTGAAATTCATTTACACGGCAATGGCCGCTTAA
- a CDS encoding NuoI/complex I 23 kDa subunit family protein, with translation MKLTNRSKVVSNKEMTLAEKIYLPAIFKGMGITFKHAVKNIVKGPPTYSYPEVQKPRAKVWRGLHVLKRDEEGRERCTACGLCAVACPAEAITMTAAERTKEEKNLYREEKYAEIYEINMLRCIFCGMCEEACPKSAIYLTDRLVDVETNRGSFIYGKDKLVEKINERIDITARQSEKQKNAVK, from the coding sequence ATGAAACTAACCAACAGATCAAAAGTTGTTTCCAACAAAGAAATGACCCTTGCTGAAAAAATCTACCTTCCTGCGATATTCAAGGGAATGGGGATCACCTTTAAGCACGCTGTAAAAAATATAGTGAAAGGACCGCCAACCTACTCCTATCCGGAAGTTCAGAAACCGAGAGCCAAAGTATGGAGAGGCCTGCACGTCCTGAAGAGAGATGAGGAAGGCCGCGAAAGATGTACGGCCTGCGGACTATGCGCCGTTGCATGTCCGGCAGAAGCCATTACCATGACTGCTGCTGAAAGGACCAAGGAGGAAAAGAACCTGTACAGAGAAGAAAAGTACGCTGAGATCTATGAAATCAACATGCTCAGATGTATTTTCTGCGGAATGTGCGAGGAAGCCTGTCCTAAATCTGCCATCTATTTAACAGACAGACTCGTAGATGTGGAAACCAACAGAGGTTCTTTCATCTATGGCAAAGATAAACTGGTTGAGAAAATAAACGAAAGGATTGACATTACAGCCAGACAATCCGAGAAACAAAAAAATGCGGTAAAATAA
- a CDS encoding NADH-quinone oxidoreductase subunit A — protein sequence MNLPESYIPILIQAGVAIGFVAISLLGAHFLGPKQKKGNSVKNQSWECGVAVEGNARTPFSIKYFLTAVLFVLFDIEIVFFYPYAVNFREFGMQGFLAVLTFVAIFFVAFFYVWKRGALDWDK from the coding sequence ATGAATTTACCTGAAAGTTATATTCCGATCCTTATACAAGCGGGTGTTGCTATTGGTTTCGTAGCTATTTCACTGCTTGGCGCACATTTTCTGGGCCCTAAACAAAAAAAGGGAAATTCAGTAAAAAACCAGAGTTGGGAATGTGGGGTTGCCGTAGAAGGGAATGCCCGTACTCCGTTCTCAATTAAGTACTTTCTCACCGCAGTGCTTTTTGTACTTTTTGATATTGAAATCGTATTCTTCTATCCTTATGCCGTTAACTTCAGAGAATTTGGCATGCAGGGATTTTTAGCGGTGCTTACTTTCGTTGCGATTTTCTTTGTAGCTTTTTTCTACGTATGGAAACGCGGCGCATTAGATTGGGATAAGTAA
- the nuoH gene encoding NADH-quinone oxidoreductase subunit NuoH: MDLITFKLILVLALFLLSLTIAAYSTWAERKVAAVMQDRIGPNRAGPFALLQPLADGGKFFFKEDFTPANAERFLFVLGPALVMFISLITGAVIPWGKSLNIGGTSFDLQVANIDVGVLYIIGMASIGVYGIMIGGWASNNKYSLIGAIRASSQMISYELAMGLALLSIIMMTGSLDLKVISETQATGKLWGLFAVDGMNWNIFYQPIAFLVFIVAALAETNRHPFDLPECESELVTGYSTEYSSMKLGLYMFGEYVNMFISNAFMVVLFFGGYNYPGIEWVTQHWGENTAGILSIVAFMTKTIIGILIFMWIRWTLPRFRYDQLMHLGWKTLIPMALVNLLITGAVILAFGS, translated from the coding sequence ATGGATTTAATAACATTTAAACTGATACTTGTTTTAGCCCTTTTCCTGCTGTCGCTGACTATCGCAGCTTACTCCACATGGGCAGAGCGAAAAGTGGCTGCCGTAATGCAGGACAGGATAGGACCGAACAGAGCGGGTCCTTTTGCCTTGCTTCAGCCTCTTGCAGATGGAGGTAAGTTTTTCTTTAAAGAAGACTTTACGCCTGCCAACGCAGAACGTTTCCTTTTCGTTCTCGGACCTGCGCTGGTGATGTTTATTTCACTGATTACAGGAGCAGTAATCCCATGGGGGAAAAGTTTAAATATCGGAGGGACTTCTTTCGATCTTCAGGTTGCGAATATCGACGTTGGTGTACTGTACATCATTGGAATGGCATCCATCGGAGTATACGGAATTATGATCGGAGGCTGGGCTTCCAACAATAAATATTCATTAATCGGTGCCATCAGGGCATCTTCCCAAATGATTTCCTACGAGCTGGCGATGGGGCTTGCTTTGCTGTCCATCATCATGATGACAGGAAGTCTGGACCTGAAAGTGATTTCAGAAACCCAGGCCACCGGAAAACTTTGGGGACTTTTTGCAGTTGACGGTATGAACTGGAATATTTTCTACCAGCCGATTGCCTTCCTGGTTTTCATCGTAGCTGCTCTGGCAGAAACCAACAGACACCCGTTCGATTTGCCTGAGTGCGAATCTGAGCTGGTAACAGGATACTCAACGGAATATTCTTCCATGAAACTAGGGTTGTACATGTTCGGGGAATACGTGAATATGTTTATCTCCAACGCTTTTATGGTGGTGTTATTCTTCGGAGGATACAATTATCCGGGTATTGAATGGGTAACGCAACATTGGGGCGAAAATACTGCGGGGATCTTGAGCATCGTGGCATTCATGACCAAGACCATTATCGGGATTCTGATCTTTATGTGGATCAGATGGACGCTTCCGAGATTCAGATATGACCAGCTGATGCACCTGGGATGGAAAACATTGATTCCAATGGCATTGGTAAACCTGCTGATTACCGGAGCGGTTATATTAGCATTCGGAAGTTAA